The proteins below are encoded in one region of Pseudomonas putida NBRC 14164:
- a CDS encoding peptidoglycan DD-metalloendopeptidase family protein, with product MGHTVIRQRKDGSGFKLLVIALAMGTLLVGCSSTSNTSARVVDRNNSVPKRPAVTSGQYVVKPGDTLFSIAFRYGWDYKELAARNGIPAPYTIRPGQAIRFSSGSSSSTTVVTNPSSSSRTTVTRRPVGSTATVPASTGKPATPTPSTSSPVVATVPAAERAVGGWTWPANGVLIGKFASNGSLNKGIDIAGDLGQPVFAASDGAVVYAGSGLRGYGELIIIKHSDTYVSAYGHNRRLLVREGQQVKAGQSIAEMGSTGTDRVKLHFEIRRQGKPVDPLQFLPRR from the coding sequence GTGGGTCACACAGTCATTCGGCAGCGCAAGGATGGGTCGGGTTTCAAGCTTCTGGTGATTGCACTGGCCATGGGCACGCTACTGGTGGGTTGTTCGAGCACCAGTAACACCAGCGCGCGGGTGGTCGACCGCAACAACAGCGTGCCCAAGCGCCCGGCGGTAACGTCCGGGCAGTACGTCGTCAAGCCGGGTGACACGCTGTTCTCCATCGCCTTCCGCTATGGCTGGGACTACAAGGAGCTGGCTGCGCGTAACGGTATCCCGGCGCCTTATACCATCCGCCCGGGCCAGGCGATTCGTTTCAGCAGTGGTTCGAGCAGCAGTACCACGGTGGTGACCAACCCGTCCTCGTCGAGCCGCACCACGGTCACGCGGCGGCCTGTGGGCAGCACTGCCACGGTGCCTGCCAGCACCGGCAAACCGGCCACGCCGACACCCTCCACCAGCTCGCCAGTGGTTGCCACCGTGCCCGCTGCGGAGCGCGCGGTAGGCGGCTGGACCTGGCCTGCCAACGGCGTGCTGATTGGAAAATTTGCTTCAAACGGTAGTTTGAATAAAGGCATTGATATCGCCGGTGATTTGGGACAGCCTGTTTTTGCTGCGTCTGATGGTGCGGTGGTTTACGCCGGGAGTGGTTTGAGGGGCTACGGCGAGCTGATCATCATCAAACACAGCGATACCTACGTCAGTGCCTACGGTCATAACCGCAGGCTGTTGGTTCGGGAGGGGCAGCAGGTCAAGGCAGGGCAGTCGATTGCTGAAATGGGGTCTACGGGCACAGATCGGGTGAAGCTGCATTTTGAGATTCGCCGCCAGGGCAAACCCGTCGATCCACTCCAGTTCCTGCCACGCCGTTGA
- a CDS encoding protein-L-isoaspartate(D-aspartate) O-methyltransferase, with amino-acid sequence MTSQRTRERLIQRLCEEGVSNTKVLDVIRRTPRHLFVDEALAHRAYEDTALPIGHNQTISQPFMVAHMSELLLEAGPLDKVLEIGTGSGYQTAILAQLVERVFSVERIKVLQDRAKERLVELNLRNVVFRWGDGCEGWPALAPYNGIIVTAVAPEVPQALLDQLAPGGRMVIPVGPAGETQQLMLIVREEHGFSRRVLGAVRFVPLLNGPLA; translated from the coding sequence ATGACCTCCCAGCGTACCCGGGAGCGTCTGATCCAGCGCCTGTGCGAAGAGGGTGTGTCGAACACCAAGGTGCTCGACGTGATCCGGCGTACCCCGCGTCATCTGTTCGTCGACGAGGCACTTGCGCATCGTGCATACGAAGACACCGCGTTGCCGATCGGCCACAACCAGACCATCTCGCAGCCCTTCATGGTTGCCCACATGAGCGAGCTTCTGCTCGAAGCCGGTCCGTTGGACAAAGTGCTGGAGATCGGCACTGGCTCGGGTTACCAGACGGCGATCCTTGCCCAGCTGGTGGAGCGGGTATTCTCGGTCGAGCGTATCAAGGTGCTGCAGGACCGGGCCAAAGAGCGCCTGGTGGAGCTGAACCTGCGCAATGTGGTATTCCGCTGGGGCGATGGTTGCGAAGGCTGGCCGGCGCTGGCGCCGTACAACGGCATTATCGTCACGGCAGTGGCGCCGGAAGTGCCGCAGGCACTGCTTGACCAACTGGCACCTGGTGGCCGCATGGTGATCCCGGTGGGGCCGGCCGGCGAAACCCAGCAACTGATGCTGATCGTGCGCGAGGAGCATGGATTCTCCCGCCGAGTGCTGGGGGCAGTGCGCTTCGTACCGCTGCTCAATGGCCCGCTGGCCTGA
- the surE gene encoding 5'/3'-nucleotidase SurE translates to MRILISNDDGVTAPGLAALHAALADYAECAVIAPDQDKSGASSSLTLDRPLHPQTLANGFISLNGTPTDCVHLGLNGLLPQVPDMVVSGINLGANLGDDVLYSGTVAAALEGRFLGTTSLAFSLLSRQPDNLPTAAYIARRLVEAQSRLVLPPRTVLNVNIPNLPLEHIRGIQLTRLGHRARAAAPTKVVNPRGKEGYWIAVAGDAEDGGPGTDFHAVMQGFVSITPLQLDRTFNDAFEQLDGWLEGVL, encoded by the coding sequence ATGCGTATTCTGATTTCGAACGACGACGGTGTTACCGCACCCGGCCTCGCCGCGCTGCACGCTGCGCTGGCGGATTATGCCGAGTGCGCGGTGATCGCCCCGGATCAAGACAAGAGCGGCGCCAGCAGTTCACTGACGCTGGACCGGCCACTGCACCCGCAGACCCTGGCCAACGGCTTCATCAGCCTCAACGGCACACCGACCGACTGTGTGCACCTGGGGCTCAATGGGCTGTTGCCGCAGGTGCCGGACATGGTCGTGTCGGGGATCAACCTCGGTGCCAACCTGGGTGATGACGTGTTGTACTCCGGTACGGTCGCCGCTGCGTTGGAAGGCCGTTTCCTGGGCACCACATCACTGGCGTTTTCGCTGTTGTCGCGTCAGCCGGACAACCTGCCGACGGCGGCCTACATCGCCCGTCGCCTGGTCGAGGCACAGTCGCGTCTGGTGCTGCCGCCACGCACCGTCCTCAACGTCAATATCCCCAACCTGCCGCTGGAGCACATCCGTGGCATCCAGCTCACCCGCCTCGGTCACCGGGCGCGGGCGGCGGCACCGACCAAGGTGGTCAACCCGCGCGGCAAGGAAGGCTACTGGATCGCCGTGGCCGGTGATGCCGAAGATGGCGGCCCTGGCACCGACTTCCATGCGGTGATGCAAGGCTTCGTCTCGATCACGCCGCTGCAGCTCGACCGTACCTTCAATGATGCCTTCGAGCAGCTCGACGGTTGGCTGGAGGGCGTGCTCTGA
- the truD gene encoding tRNA pseudouridine(13) synthase TruD codes for MTELELLGPRASGEPLGTAVLKAVAEDFQVDEVLDIPLSGQGEHLWLWVEKRDLNTEEAARRLARAAGVPVRSISYAGLKDRQALTRQWFSLHLPGKADPDLSRAEDASLRVLKQVRHQRKLQRGAHSANGFTLRLTALAADHQAVDARLAQLKQHGVPNYFGTQRFGHGGGNVHDALDWAAREALPEQRNVRSRLLSAGRSYLFNQVLAARVAEGSWAQAQVGDLLAFTDSRSFFPAGEAECADPRLAILDLHPTGPMWGEGDSPAGATTAQLENAVGARQPALCQWLAQAGMDHERRILRLPIGGLTWHYPEPDILQLEFVLPAGCFATVVVREVLDLVSAGQTDSPCVF; via the coding sequence ATGACCGAACTGGAACTGCTGGGCCCGCGCGCATCGGGCGAACCCTTGGGCACTGCTGTCCTCAAGGCGGTGGCTGAAGACTTCCAGGTCGATGAAGTGCTGGACATTCCGCTGTCCGGCCAAGGCGAGCACCTGTGGCTGTGGGTCGAAAAGCGTGACCTGAACACCGAAGAGGCTGCCCGCCGCCTGGCGCGCGCCGCAGGCGTGCCGGTGCGTTCGATCAGCTACGCCGGGCTCAAGGACCGTCAGGCCCTGACCCGGCAGTGGTTCAGCCTGCACCTGCCGGGCAAGGCCGACCCGGACCTGTCGCGCGCTGAAGATGCCAGCCTGCGCGTGCTCAAGCAGGTGCGCCACCAGCGCAAGCTGCAGCGTGGCGCGCATTCGGCCAACGGCTTCACCCTGCGCCTGACGGCCCTCGCTGCCGACCACCAGGCTGTGGATGCACGCCTGGCACAGCTCAAGCAGCACGGTGTGCCCAACTATTTCGGCACCCAGCGCTTCGGTCACGGCGGGGGCAACGTCCATGACGCCCTCGACTGGGCCGCGCGCGAGGCATTGCCCGAGCAGCGCAACGTGCGTTCGCGGCTGCTTTCGGCCGGGCGCAGCTACCTGTTCAACCAGGTGCTGGCGGCACGTGTCGCCGAAGGTAGCTGGGCGCAGGCCCAGGTCGGCGACCTGCTGGCGTTCACCGATAGCCGTAGCTTCTTCCCGGCTGGTGAGGCGGAATGCGCCGACCCACGCCTGGCGATTCTCGACCTGCACCCGACCGGCCCGATGTGGGGCGAGGGCGACTCGCCAGCAGGCGCCACCACCGCGCAGCTGGAAAATGCCGTCGGCGCACGGCAGCCGGCACTTTGCCAGTGGTTGGCCCAGGCGGGCATGGATCACGAACGGCGTATTTTGCGGCTCCCTATTGGCGGCCTGACATGGCATTATCCCGAGCCTGATATCCTGCAACTGGAATTCGTCCTGCCGGCCGGATGCTTCGCCACCGTAGTGGTGCGCGAAGTCTTGGATCTGGTGTCGGCAGGGCAGACGGACAGCCCATGCGTATTCTGA
- the ispF gene encoding 2-C-methyl-D-erythritol 2,4-cyclodiphosphate synthase, which translates to MRIGHGYDVHRFCDGDFITLGGVRIPHKYGLLAHSDGDVLLHALSDALLGAAALGDIGKHFPDTDPQFKGADSRVLLRHVVGIVKAKGWKVGNVDATIVAQAPKMAPHIETMRQLIAEDLQVELDQVNVKATTTEKLGFTGREEGIAVHSVALLLPA; encoded by the coding sequence ATGCGTATTGGCCATGGCTACGATGTGCACCGTTTCTGCGACGGTGATTTCATTACCCTGGGCGGGGTGCGTATCCCCCACAAATACGGCCTGCTGGCCCATTCCGACGGCGACGTGCTGCTGCACGCCCTGAGCGATGCCCTGCTGGGCGCCGCAGCGCTGGGCGATATCGGCAAGCACTTCCCCGACACCGACCCACAATTCAAGGGTGCCGACAGCCGCGTGCTGCTGCGCCATGTAGTCGGCATCGTCAAGGCCAAGGGCTGGAAGGTCGGCAATGTCGACGCCACCATCGTCGCCCAGGCGCCGAAGATGGCCCCGCACATCGAGACCATGCGCCAACTCATCGCCGAAGACCTGCAGGTCGAACTCGACCAGGTCAACGTCAAGGCCACCACCACTGAAAAGCTGGGCTTCACCGGCCGTGAGGAGGGGATTGCCGTGCATTCGGTCGCCCTGCTGCTGCCGGCATGA
- the fghA gene encoding S-formylglutathione hydrolase, which yields MSLDNISCQKSFGGWHKRYRHHSKVLGCDMVFAVYLPPQAEQGEKLPVLYWLSGLTCTDENFMQKAGAQRMAAELGLIIVAPDTSPRGEQVPGDPDGAWDFGLGAGFYLNATQQPWAQHYRMHDYVVEELPALIEAHFPASGERSISGHSMGGHGALVCALRNPGRYRSVSAFSPISNPMDCPWGEKAFSRYLGEDRARWREWDASVLLAETPAGQCPPLLVDQGDRDDFLEKQLKPEALEQAARKGGHEMTLRLQPGYDHSYYFIASFIEDHLRHHAVALGRV from the coding sequence ATGAGCCTGGATAACATCTCCTGCCAGAAGAGCTTCGGCGGCTGGCACAAGCGTTACCGGCATCACTCCAAGGTGCTGGGCTGCGACATGGTGTTTGCCGTGTACCTGCCACCGCAGGCCGAGCAGGGCGAGAAGCTGCCGGTGCTGTACTGGCTTAGCGGCCTCACCTGCACCGACGAGAACTTCATGCAGAAGGCCGGCGCCCAGCGCATGGCTGCGGAGCTTGGGCTGATCATCGTGGCCCCCGACACCAGCCCGCGTGGCGAGCAGGTGCCGGGTGACCCGGACGGCGCCTGGGACTTCGGCCTGGGGGCCGGCTTCTACCTCAACGCCACCCAGCAACCCTGGGCCCAGCACTACCGCATGCACGATTATGTGGTGGAGGAGTTGCCGGCGCTGATCGAGGCGCACTTCCCGGCGTCGGGCGAGCGCAGCATCAGCGGCCACTCCATGGGTGGGCACGGCGCGCTGGTGTGCGCCTTGCGCAACCCGGGGCGCTACCGCTCGGTGTCGGCGTTCTCGCCGATCAGCAACCCGATGGACTGCCCGTGGGGCGAGAAGGCCTTCAGCCGCTACCTGGGTGAAGACCGGGCGCGCTGGCGCGAGTGGGATGCCAGCGTACTGCTGGCCGAAACCCCTGCTGGCCAATGCCCGCCGTTGCTGGTCGATCAGGGCGACCGTGACGACTTCCTTGAAAAGCAGCTCAAGCCCGAAGCGCTGGAGCAGGCTGCACGTAAAGGGGGGCATGAAATGACCCTGCGGTTGCAGCCGGGCTACGACCATAGCTACTACTTCATTGCCAGCTTCATCGAGGATCACCTGCGCCATCATGCGGTGGCACTGGGGCGGGTTTAA
- a CDS encoding S-(hydroxymethyl)glutathione dehydrogenase/class III alcohol dehydrogenase — translation MIKSRAAVAFEAKKPLEIVEVDVAMPKAGEVLLRVVASGVCHTDAYTLSGADPEGIFPSILGHEGGAIVEAVGEGVTSVAVGDHVIPLYTPECGKCKFCLSGKTNLCQAIRATQGKGLMPDGTTRFSYKGQQLFHYMGTSTFSEYTVLPEISVAKIQKEAPLEKVCLLGCGVTTGIGAVLNTAKVKPGDTVAIFGLGGIGLSAVIGAVKAKASRIIAVDINPAKFEIARQLGATDCINPKEYDRPIQEVIVDLTDGGVDFSFECIGNVQLMRAALECCHKGWGESVIIGVAGAGQEIATRPFQLVTGRVWRGSAFGGVRGRSELPSYVEMSEKGEIPLDTFITHTMGLEDINKAFDLMHEGKSIRSVIHF, via the coding sequence ATGATCAAGTCCCGTGCTGCCGTAGCCTTCGAAGCCAAGAAACCCCTGGAAATCGTCGAAGTCGACGTGGCCATGCCCAAGGCCGGTGAAGTGCTGCTGCGTGTGGTCGCCAGTGGTGTCTGCCACACCGATGCCTACACCCTGTCCGGTGCCGACCCGGAAGGCATCTTCCCGTCGATCCTCGGCCATGAAGGCGGCGCGATCGTCGAAGCGGTAGGCGAGGGCGTGACCTCGGTGGCCGTGGGCGACCATGTGATCCCGCTGTACACCCCGGAATGCGGCAAGTGCAAGTTCTGCCTCTCGGGCAAGACCAACCTGTGCCAGGCCATCCGCGCTACCCAGGGCAAGGGCCTGATGCCGGACGGCACCACGCGCTTCTCGTACAAGGGCCAGCAGCTGTTCCACTACATGGGCACCTCGACCTTCTCCGAGTACACCGTGCTGCCGGAAATCTCCGTGGCCAAGATCCAGAAAGAAGCGCCCCTGGAAAAGGTCTGCCTGCTGGGCTGTGGCGTCACCACCGGTATCGGCGCGGTGCTCAACACCGCCAAGGTCAAACCCGGTGACACCGTGGCCATCTTCGGCCTGGGCGGCATCGGCCTGTCGGCAGTGATCGGTGCGGTCAAGGCCAAGGCCTCGCGCATCATTGCCGTCGACATCAACCCGGCCAAGTTCGAGATCGCCCGCCAACTGGGTGCCACCGACTGCATCAACCCGAAAGAATACGACCGCCCGATCCAGGAAGTGATCGTCGACCTCACCGACGGCGGCGTGGACTTCTCCTTCGAGTGCATTGGTAACGTGCAACTGATGCGCGCTGCCCTGGAATGCTGCCACAAGGGCTGGGGCGAGTCGGTCATCATCGGCGTGGCCGGTGCCGGGCAGGAAATCGCCACCCGTCCGTTCCAGCTGGTCACCGGCCGCGTCTGGCGTGGTTCGGCGTTTGGCGGCGTGCGTGGCCGCAGCGAGCTGCCAAGCTACGTGGAAATGTCTGAAAAAGGCGAGATTCCGCTGGATACCTTCATCACCCATACCATGGGCCTGGAGGACATCAACAAAGCCTTTGACCTGATGCATGAAGGCAAGAGCATCCGCAGCGTGATCCACTTCTGA
- a CDS encoding LysR substrate-binding domain-containing protein → MSSRWEGIDEFVAVAESGQFTAAAERLGVSSSHISRQIARLEERLQTRLLYRSTRRVTLSEAGQTFLQHCQRLQDGREEALRAMGDLASEPKGLLRMTCAVAYGERFIVPLVTRFMALYPQLRVDVELSNHTLDLLHEGMDLAIRLGRLADSRLVATRLAPRRMYLCASPAYLERYGRPHSLSELARHNCLVGSSDLWALQQDGREISQRIQGNWRCNSGQAVLDAALQGIGLCQLPDYYVLEHLNSGALVSLLEAHQPPNTAVWALYPQQRHLSPKVRRLVDYLKEGLAGLPEYKLG, encoded by the coding sequence ATGAGCAGCCGATGGGAAGGCATCGACGAATTCGTCGCCGTGGCGGAATCGGGCCAGTTCACGGCAGCAGCCGAACGCCTGGGGGTTTCGTCGTCTCACATCAGCCGCCAGATCGCGCGGCTGGAGGAGCGCCTGCAGACGCGCCTGCTGTACCGCAGCACCCGCCGGGTCACCCTGAGCGAGGCCGGGCAGACTTTTCTGCAGCATTGCCAGCGCCTGCAGGATGGCCGCGAGGAAGCCCTGCGCGCCATGGGTGACCTGGCCAGCGAACCCAAAGGGTTGCTGCGCATGACCTGCGCGGTCGCCTACGGCGAGCGCTTCATCGTGCCGCTGGTAACACGGTTCATGGCGCTATACCCGCAGTTGCGGGTGGATGTGGAACTGAGCAACCACACCCTCGACTTGCTGCATGAGGGCATGGACCTGGCCATCCGCCTGGGCCGCCTGGCCGATTCCCGGCTGGTGGCCACGCGCCTGGCGCCGCGGCGCATGTACCTGTGCGCCTCGCCGGCCTACCTGGAACGTTATGGCCGGCCGCACAGCCTGTCGGAACTTGCGCGGCACAACTGCCTGGTGGGCAGTTCGGACTTGTGGGCACTGCAACAGGACGGCCGCGAGATCAGCCAGCGGATACAGGGCAACTGGCGCTGCAACAGTGGCCAGGCAGTGCTGGACGCGGCGCTGCAAGGGATAGGGTTGTGCCAGTTGCCGGATTACTACGTGCTGGAGCACCTGAACAGTGGTGCGCTGGTGTCCTTGCTGGAGGCGCACCAGCCGCCAAATACGGCAGTGTGGGCGCTGTATCCGCAGCAGCGGCACCTGTCGCCGAAGGTGCGGCGGCTGGTGGATTACCTGAAGGAAGGGTTGGCGGGGTTGCCGGAATATAAGCTTGGCTGA
- the ispD gene encoding 2-C-methyl-D-erythritol 4-phosphate cytidylyltransferase yields the protein MIDTLPAFWAVIPAAGVGARMAADRPKQYLELAGQTLLEHSLDCFLGHPGLNGVVVSIAEDDPFWPTLRCASDSRIQRAAGGRERADSVLNALLLLHAQGASDSDWVLVHDAARPNLARSDLDKLLSELANDPVGGLLAVPARDTLKRADSNGRVSATVDRSTIWQAYTPQMFRLGALHRALAECLVSDVVVTDEASAIEWSGQAPRLVEGRSDNIKVTRPEDLEWLRQRWAGRR from the coding sequence ATGATCGATACCTTGCCGGCCTTCTGGGCCGTGATTCCTGCTGCGGGCGTTGGTGCCCGCATGGCTGCCGACCGCCCCAAGCAATACCTGGAGCTGGCCGGGCAGACCCTCCTCGAGCACAGCCTCGACTGTTTTCTTGGCCATCCGGGGCTTAACGGCGTGGTGGTCAGCATTGCTGAAGATGACCCGTTCTGGCCCACCCTGCGTTGCGCCAGCGACTCGCGCATCCAGCGCGCAGCGGGCGGGCGTGAGCGCGCCGATTCGGTGCTTAATGCGTTGCTGTTGCTGCATGCCCAAGGGGCCTCGGACAGCGACTGGGTGCTGGTGCACGATGCCGCGCGGCCGAACCTTGCGCGCAGCGACCTGGACAAGTTGTTGTCGGAACTGGCAAACGACCCGGTGGGTGGCCTGCTGGCCGTGCCGGCCCGCGACACCCTCAAGCGTGCCGACAGTAATGGGCGGGTGAGCGCCACCGTGGACCGCAGCACTATCTGGCAGGCTTACACCCCGCAGATGTTCCGCCTTGGGGCGTTGCACCGGGCGCTGGCCGAGTGCCTGGTGTCGGACGTGGTGGTGACCGATGAGGCCTCTGCCATCGAATGGTCCGGCCAGGCGCCGCGGCTGGTGGAAGGGCGCAGTGACAACATCAAGGTCACCCGCCCCGAAGACCTGGAATGGTTGCGCCAGCGCTGGGCGGGCAGGCGCTGA
- the ftsB gene encoding cell division protein FtsB: MRSPYWLFLVLLLLLGGLQYRLWVGNGSLAQVTELKQQIAEQHAENERLLERNRVLDAEVLELKKGMETVEERARHELGMVKEGETLFQLPQK; the protein is encoded by the coding sequence ATGCGCAGTCCTTATTGGTTGTTCCTCGTCCTGCTCCTGCTGCTGGGTGGCCTGCAGTACCGCCTGTGGGTGGGTAATGGCAGCCTGGCGCAAGTGACCGAGCTGAAGCAGCAGATTGCCGAGCAGCATGCCGAAAACGAGCGGCTGCTGGAGCGTAACCGTGTGCTCGATGCCGAAGTGCTGGAGCTGAAAAAAGGCATGGAGACCGTTGAAGAGCGGGCTCGCCACGAATTGGGAATGGTCAAAGAGGGCGAAACCCTCTTCCAGTTGCCACAGAAATGA
- the eno gene encoding phosphopyruvate hydratase has product MAKIVDIKGREVLDSRGNPTVEADVLLDNGIIGSACAPSGASTGSREALELRDGDKSRYLGKGVLKAVGNINGPIRELLLGKDPSDQKALDRAMIELDGTENKAKLGANAILAVSLAAAKAAAQDQDLPLYAHIANLNGTPGQYSMPVPMMNIINGGEHADNNVDIQEFMVQPVGAKTFSDGLRMGTEIFHHLKAVLKARGLNTAVGDEGGFAPNLASNEDALAAIAEAVEKAGYKLGTDVTLALDCAASEFYEDGKYNLSGEGKSFDAEGFAEYLKGLTERFPIISIEDGLDESDWAGWKILTDKIGEKVQLVGDDLFVTNTKILKEGIEKGIGNSILIKFNQIGSLTETLEAIQMAKAAGYTAVISHRSGETEDSTIADLAVGTAAGQIKTGSLCRSDRVSKYNQLLRIEEQLGAKAVYRGRAEFRG; this is encoded by the coding sequence ATGGCAAAAATCGTCGACATCAAAGGTCGTGAAGTTCTCGATTCGCGTGGCAACCCCACCGTGGAAGCCGATGTACTGCTCGACAACGGCATCATCGGCAGCGCTTGCGCGCCGTCCGGTGCTTCCACCGGCTCGCGCGAAGCGCTGGAGCTGCGTGATGGCGACAAGAGCCGTTACCTGGGCAAGGGCGTGCTGAAAGCCGTCGGCAACATCAACGGCCCGATCCGTGAGCTGCTGCTGGGCAAGGACCCTTCCGACCAGAAGGCCCTGGACCGCGCCATGATCGAACTGGACGGTACCGAGAACAAGGCCAAGCTGGGCGCCAACGCCATCCTGGCTGTTTCCCTGGCTGCCGCCAAGGCCGCTGCCCAGGACCAGGACCTGCCGCTGTACGCGCACATCGCCAACCTGAACGGCACCCCGGGCCAGTACTCGATGCCGGTTCCGATGATGAACATCATCAACGGTGGCGAGCACGCCGACAACAACGTCGACATCCAGGAGTTCATGGTTCAGCCGGTTGGCGCCAAGACCTTCTCCGACGGCCTGCGCATGGGTACCGAAATCTTCCACCACCTCAAAGCCGTGCTGAAGGCCCGTGGCCTGAACACCGCCGTGGGTGACGAAGGTGGTTTCGCGCCTAACCTGGCTTCCAACGAAGACGCCCTGGCTGCCATCGCCGAAGCGGTCGAAAAAGCCGGCTACAAGCTGGGCACCGATGTGACCCTGGCACTGGACTGCGCGGCTTCCGAATTCTACGAAGACGGCAAGTACAACCTGTCCGGCGAAGGCAAGTCGTTCGACGCCGAAGGCTTCGCCGAGTACCTGAAAGGCCTGACCGAGCGCTTCCCGATCATCTCGATCGAAGACGGCCTGGACGAGTCCGACTGGGCTGGCTGGAAGATCCTCACCGACAAGATCGGCGAGAAGGTACAGCTGGTTGGCGACGACCTGTTCGTGACCAACACCAAGATCCTCAAGGAAGGCATCGAGAAGGGCATCGGTAACTCGATCCTGATCAAGTTCAACCAGATCGGCTCGCTGACCGAAACCCTGGAAGCCATCCAGATGGCCAAGGCTGCCGGCTACACCGCGGTGATCTCGCACCGCTCCGGTGAAACCGAAGACTCGACCATTGCCGACCTGGCCGTAGGTACTGCTGCCGGCCAGATCAAGACCGGTTCGCTGTGCCGTTCCGACCGCGTTTCCAAGTACAACCAACTGCTGCGCATCGAAGAGCAACTGGGTGCCAAAGCGGTTTACCGTGGTCGTGCCGAGTTTCGCGGCTAA
- the kdsA gene encoding 3-deoxy-8-phosphooctulonate synthase gives MTQKIIRVGNIEIANDKPFVLFGGMNVLESRDLAMKVCEEYVRVTEKLGIPYVFKASFDKANRSSVTSYRGPGMEEGLKIFEEIKRTFNVPVITDVHEPYQAEPVAKVCDIIQLPAFLSRQTDLVVAMAKTGAVINIKKAQFLAPQEMKHILAKCAEAGNDQLILCERGSSFGYNNLVVDMLGFGIMKQFEYPVFFDVTHALQMPGGRSDSAGGRRAQVTDLAKAGMSQGLAGLFLEAHPDPDNAKCDGPCALRLDKLEPFLAQLKQLDDLVKSFPTVETA, from the coding sequence ATGACCCAGAAGATCATTCGCGTCGGTAACATCGAGATCGCCAACGACAAGCCGTTCGTCCTGTTCGGCGGCATGAACGTCCTGGAGTCCCGTGACCTGGCAATGAAGGTCTGCGAAGAGTACGTGCGGGTGACCGAGAAGCTCGGTATCCCGTACGTGTTCAAGGCCAGCTTCGACAAGGCCAACCGTTCGTCGGTGACGTCCTACCGTGGTCCGGGCATGGAAGAAGGGCTGAAGATCTTCGAAGAGATCAAACGCACCTTCAACGTGCCGGTGATCACCGACGTGCACGAGCCTTACCAGGCCGAGCCCGTCGCCAAGGTGTGCGACATCATCCAGCTGCCGGCCTTCCTGTCGCGGCAGACCGACCTGGTGGTGGCCATGGCCAAGACCGGCGCGGTGATCAACATCAAGAAGGCCCAGTTCCTCGCACCCCAGGAAATGAAACACATCCTGGCCAAGTGCGCTGAGGCCGGTAACGACCAGTTGATCCTCTGCGAGCGTGGTTCGAGCTTCGGCTACAACAACCTTGTAGTGGACATGCTCGGCTTCGGCATCATGAAGCAGTTCGAGTACCCGGTGTTCTTCGACGTGACCCACGCCCTGCAGATGCCGGGTGGTCGCAGCGATTCCGCCGGTGGCCGCCGCGCCCAGGTCACCGACCTGGCCAAGGCCGGTATGAGCCAGGGCCTGGCCGGCCTGTTCCTCGAAGCCCACCCCGACCCGGACAACGCCAAATGCGATGGCCCATGCGCCCTGCGCCTGGACAAACTGGAGCCATTCCTGGCCCAGCTCAAGCAACTGGACGACCTGGTGAAAAGTTTTCCGACGGTAGAAACCGCGTAA